A genomic region of Actinomycetota bacterium contains the following coding sequences:
- the ftsZ gene encoding cell division protein FtsZ, whose protein sequence is MIDTGANYLAVIKVAGIGGGGTNAVNRMVEAGVKGVEFIAINTDAQALLMSDADYKVHIGVGLTKGLGAGAEPDVGYQAAEENRAEIKEALQGADMVFITAGQGGGTGTGAAPIIAQIAKEEIGALTVGVVTRPFAFEGRKRALQAEEGIKRLSEVVDTLIVIPNDRLLQVAEKKTSILDAFRVADDILRQGTQGITDLITVPGLINLDFADVRTIMQDAGSALMGIGISAGDNRAHDAAKAAISSPLLESSIEGAQGVLLSIAGGSDLGLFEVNEAAEAVAQAAHPDANIIFGAMIDDSMMDQIRVTVIATGFEGRRRQEAMQFSSDEVVPSLPTYEPMTPAEDELDIPAFLKKRTY, encoded by the coding sequence ATGATTGACACTGGTGCCAATTATCTAGCCGTCATCAAAGTCGCCGGAATCGGCGGTGGCGGCACCAACGCGGTGAACCGCATGGTCGAGGCAGGTGTGAAGGGCGTTGAGTTCATCGCCATCAACACCGACGCTCAGGCTCTGCTGATGTCCGACGCAGACTATAAGGTTCACATCGGTGTCGGGCTCACTAAGGGGCTCGGCGCCGGGGCCGAGCCTGATGTCGGGTATCAGGCCGCAGAAGAGAATCGTGCCGAGATCAAAGAAGCACTTCAGGGTGCAGACATGGTCTTCATTACAGCAGGCCAGGGCGGTGGAACCGGCACCGGAGCTGCCCCCATAATCGCTCAGATCGCCAAAGAAGAGATCGGGGCGCTCACTGTCGGGGTCGTCACTCGGCCCTTCGCCTTTGAGGGTCGCAAGCGCGCACTCCAGGCCGAAGAAGGAATCAAGCGATTGAGTGAGGTCGTTGATACTCTGATTGTCATCCCTAACGACCGGTTGCTCCAGGTCGCCGAGAAGAAGACTTCGATTCTAGATGCATTCAGGGTTGCTGATGACATACTTCGCCAGGGAACCCAGGGGATCACAGACCTCATCACGGTTCCGGGTCTCATCAACCTAGACTTCGCAGATGTTCGCACCATTATGCAGGATGCGGGCAGTGCTCTGATGGGAATCGGCATATCAGCAGGCGACAACAGGGCTCACGATGCCGCGAAGGCCGCCATATCGAGCCCGCTGCTGGAGAGCAGCATCGAGGGTGCGCAAGGTGTTCTGTTGTCCATAGCTGGCGGTAGCGACCTTGGGCTTTTCGAGGTGAACGAGGCAGCCGAGGCCGTCGCACAGGCGGCTCACCCTGACGCCAACATCATCTTCGGCGCCATGATCGATGACTCCATGATGGATCAGATCCGCGTGACCGTTATAGCAACCGGATTCGAAGGGCGCAGAAGGCAGGAGGCGATGCAGTTCTCCTCAGATGAGGTCGTTCCGTCTCTTCCTACTTACGAGCCGATGACCCCAGCCGAGGACGAGCTAGACATCCCAGCCTTCTTGAAGAAGCGCACTTACTGA
- a CDS encoding FtsQ-type POTRA domain-containing protein codes for MKRRRKLISSQIPRKGAASKAQPKAKGESSRVGRLVPPNRGRGNSRSTLSARKRIVREQRQHARARRQILVVCAVAAALAIVAFSVIAIVRSDIFKIQSVDVVGNNRLTDQEVIDLAKLPENETLLRVAVTDIERRVERDPWVASADVSRRIPTTLRINITERVPAAILDVGQELYAIDRLGNVLEQQLTTAAPAALVIRDIQDIEPVVGGRPDSDALENALRVYGALNQEMLAITRAISAPTVEETAIITEDGVEIFVGAAENMLEKQQIAFAILQERAGKVVYINVRSIERPTWRALE; via the coding sequence ATGAAGCGACGCAGAAAACTCATATCCAGTCAGATCCCGCGCAAGGGGGCAGCCTCTAAAGCTCAGCCTAAAGCCAAGGGTGAGTCATCACGTGTGGGCCGACTCGTTCCCCCCAACCGAGGCAGGGGTAACAGCCGATCGACCTTATCCGCACGCAAGCGGATCGTCAGAGAGCAGAGACAGCATGCTCGCGCCCGACGCCAAATACTGGTCGTATGTGCCGTTGCCGCTGCCTTAGCGATAGTAGCCTTTTCGGTAATAGCGATCGTTCGGTCAGACATATTCAAGATCCAATCGGTCGATGTTGTTGGGAACAACCGACTCACGGATCAAGAGGTGATCGATCTGGCCAAGCTTCCCGAGAATGAGACGCTGCTCAGGGTTGCCGTTACTGACATCGAGCGACGGGTGGAAAGGGATCCATGGGTTGCCTCGGCAGATGTTTCCCGGCGGATTCCGACGACGTTGAGGATAAACATCACTGAAAGAGTGCCTGCAGCTATTCTTGATGTGGGCCAGGAGCTCTACGCCATCGATCGCCTTGGAAACGTACTCGAGCAACAGTTGACAACAGCTGCGCCCGCAGCCTTGGTGATTCGTGACATCCAGGATATCGAGCCTGTAGTGGGCGGTCGTCCGGACAGCGATGCGCTGGAGAATGCGCTACGAGTTTACGGGGCTCTCAATCAGGAGATGCTTGCCATTACCCGCGCTATTTCGGCCCCCACTGTGGAAGAGACCGCAATCATCACCGAGGATGGGGTGGAGATATTCGTTGGTGCTGCCGAGAACATGCTTGAGAAGCAGCAGATTGCATTCGCGATACTTCAGGAGAGAGCGGGGAAGGTCGTATATATAAATGTAAGGTCGATAGAGCGTCCTACCTGGCGAGCCCTTGAATAG
- the murB gene encoding UDP-N-acetylmuramate dehydrogenase, with amino-acid sequence MSIASAFSQLSAALTGVVRLNEPLARYTTYRIGGPADILIIADTLADLRAATRILEEFQIEWTVLGKGSNILAADAGYRGAVIILGRDFRKHWVRDGQLIAGAGAILAHVVQDAYAAGLSGLEFAVGIPGTVGGALAMNAGTGDDWIGSVVSSVTLLQPGGELVGVRGHEIAWGYRASAVPIRGITVECSLRVAEGDVVSIRRRMDSALARRKRTQPIGLPCAGSVFRNPEGDSAGRLIESVGLKGARSGAASISEVHANFIVNHGGATAKDVLRLLHDARDTVLDLHGVELKPEIKFLGSFQ; translated from the coding sequence GTGTCGATAGCGAGTGCGTTTTCGCAGCTGAGTGCAGCGCTCACCGGCGTGGTGAGGCTCAATGAACCGCTTGCCAGGTATACCACGTACCGGATTGGTGGACCGGCGGATATATTGATCATCGCTGACACACTTGCCGACCTGAGAGCGGCCACCAGGATCCTCGAAGAATTCCAGATTGAGTGGACGGTACTTGGCAAAGGCAGCAACATATTGGCCGCTGACGCCGGATATCGCGGGGCGGTGATCATACTTGGCCGGGATTTTCGAAAGCATTGGGTCCGTGACGGGCAATTGATCGCCGGGGCCGGTGCAATTTTGGCACATGTTGTTCAAGACGCATACGCAGCAGGGCTGTCTGGACTCGAGTTCGCCGTTGGAATCCCAGGAACTGTCGGGGGAGCCCTAGCGATGAATGCAGGCACCGGTGATGACTGGATAGGATCGGTGGTGAGTTCGGTCACGCTACTTCAACCGGGCGGGGAGCTCGTTGGAGTTAGAGGCCACGAGATCGCTTGGGGTTATCGTGCCTCTGCGGTCCCGATCAGAGGCATCACCGTCGAGTGTAGCCTAAGGGTTGCGGAGGGGGACGTGGTCTCAATCCGCCGAAGGATGGATAGCGCACTTGCACGCAGGAAGCGGACGCAACCGATAGGCCTGCCGTGCGCCGGCAGTGTATTTAGGAACCCGGAGGGGGATTCCGCGGGTCGACTCATCGAAAGTGTTGGACTCAAGGGGGCCAGATCAGGGGCGGCGAGCATCTCTGAAGTTCACGCCAATTTCATCGTCAATCATGGAGGAGCAACAGCCAAGGACGTACTGCGCTTGTTGCACGACGCACGGGACACCGTATTGGATCTCCATGGCGTCGAACTCAAGCCGGAGATCAAGTTCCTGGGATCATTCCAATGA
- the murC gene encoding UDP-N-acetylmuramate--L-alanine ligase: MDLRDGDRLNSTSTPLSAHFIGIGGSGMSGIACIMHERGHQVTGSDLKESRFTRVLSEAGVPVTIGHDAACIGDARVVVVSTAVSERNPELIEAKARGIEIWQRAKMLAWLAGDSTTVAVAGTHGKTSTSAMVATMLEGAGANPTFVVGGEVVKFGRNAMNGAGPHYVVEADESDGSFMHLTPSVALVTNVEADHLDHYGSLEAVERTFVDFLSRVPASGVIIACADDSRLLELASGADAKILSYGFAPNAAVRCHSLTPKGMGFEFIIDFPDGSRQEIFLPVPGEHMVQNATGALAVAYHLAIDIEAAARAVETYRGVKRRFDRIGQANDITIYDDYAHHPTEVKATLKAARDCGFSRICAVFQPHRYTRTEAFAQEFGDAFGDADHLILMDVYSAGEPPIPGVSGKTLVDSVLEAYPRHRVTYLPHRTDVSVYLAKKLRPGDVLMTMGAGDVSGIGVDVLRLLEEQGSLQCR; the protein is encoded by the coding sequence ATGGACTTGAGAGACGGAGATCGATTGAACTCGACATCAACCCCACTGAGCGCACATTTTATCGGCATCGGAGGCTCAGGAATGAGCGGAATCGCTTGCATCATGCATGAAAGAGGACATCAGGTGACTGGCTCCGATCTAAAGGAGTCACGGTTCACCAGAGTGCTCTCCGAAGCGGGAGTTCCCGTAACAATCGGGCATGACGCAGCTTGCATAGGTGATGCCCGGGTGGTTGTGGTGTCGACAGCGGTAAGTGAACGTAACCCGGAGTTGATCGAGGCCAAAGCACGAGGCATCGAGATCTGGCAACGCGCGAAGATGCTCGCCTGGCTCGCTGGCGACTCGACAACCGTCGCTGTTGCTGGGACACATGGAAAGACCTCGACCAGCGCCATGGTGGCAACCATGCTAGAAGGCGCAGGTGCGAATCCGACGTTCGTTGTCGGTGGCGAGGTTGTGAAGTTCGGCAGGAATGCGATGAATGGTGCGGGACCCCACTATGTCGTCGAGGCAGATGAATCAGACGGATCGTTCATGCACCTCACCCCATCTGTGGCCCTCGTGACCAACGTCGAGGCCGATCATCTCGATCACTACGGATCGCTCGAAGCGGTCGAGAGGACTTTCGTCGATTTTCTGTCGCGCGTCCCGGCTTCGGGTGTCATAATCGCTTGCGCAGATGATTCTCGGTTGCTGGAGCTGGCAAGCGGAGCAGATGCCAAGATCCTTTCTTACGGGTTCGCCCCCAATGCTGCAGTTCGCTGTCACTCACTGACCCCCAAAGGGATGGGCTTTGAGTTCATCATCGACTTCCCGGATGGCAGCCGACAGGAGATATTCCTTCCTGTACCCGGCGAGCACATGGTGCAGAACGCCACCGGGGCACTTGCAGTTGCCTATCACCTCGCCATTGACATAGAAGCTGCGGCCAGAGCTGTTGAAACATACAGAGGGGTCAAACGTCGTTTCGATCGGATTGGTCAGGCTAACGACATCACGATCTACGATGATTACGCCCACCACCCAACCGAGGTCAAAGCGACGCTCAAGGCCGCACGGGATTGCGGATTCAGTCGGATATGCGCTGTCTTCCAGCCCCACCGCTACACTCGAACTGAGGCATTCGCCCAGGAGTTCGGGGATGCTTTTGGCGACGCGGACCACCTGATCCTTATGGATGTTTACAGCGCTGGAGAACCTCCGATCCCAGGAGTATCAGGTAAGACGCTTGTGGATTCTGTGCTGGAAGCCTATCCCAGACATAGAGTCACTTACTTGCCCCACCGGACCGATGTATCGGTCTACCTTGCGAAAAAACTACGCCCTGGCGATGTTCTGATGACTATGGGTGCGGGCGACGTCTCAGGTATCGGCGTAGATGTACTAAGGCTGCTTGAAGAGCAAGGATCTCTCCAGTGTCGATAG